A section of the Camelus ferus isolate YT-003-E chromosome 33, BCGSAC_Cfer_1.0, whole genome shotgun sequence genome encodes:
- the LOC102523909 gene encoding LOW QUALITY PROTEIN: PC4 and SFRS1-interacting protein-like (The sequence of the model RefSeq protein was modified relative to this genomic sequence to represent the inferred CDS: inserted 2 bases in 1 codon): MTCDFKPGDLIFAKMKGYPHWPARVDEVPDGAVKTPTNKLPFFFFFFFGTYETAFLGPKNIFPKNIYIYIYIFPYSENKEKYGKPNKRKGFTEGLWEIGNNPKVKFSSQQTSTKQSNASCDVDIEEKETSVSKEDTDHEEKASDEDVTKAIDIITPKAARRGRERKAEKQVETEEAGVVAAAAAASVNLKVSTKTATEVKIPKPRGRPQMVKHTCPSESDLVTEEDKSKKKGQEEKQPNKQPKKDEEGQKEEDKPKKEPDKKEGKKEVKSERKNLAKTGXTSNSDSEEEGDDQGEKRKGGRNFQTAHRRKMVNGQHEKDAADRKRRQEEQMETEHQTTCNLQ; the protein is encoded by the exons ATGACTTGCGATTTCAAACCTGGGGACCTCATCTTCGCCAAGATGAAAGGTTATCCTCACTGGCCAGCTCGAGTAGATGAAGTTCCCGATGGGGCTGTAAAAACACCAACAAAcaaactacctttttttttttttttcttttttggaacttATGAGACTGCTTTTTTAGGCCCAAAGAATAtatttccaaaaaatatatatatatatatatatatatttccttactcagaaaataaggaaaagtacGGCAAACCAAATAAACGAAAAGGTTTTACTGAAGGTTTATGGGAGATAGGTAACAATCCGAAAGTGAAATTTTCAAGTCAACAGACATCAACTAAACAATCAAATGCATCATGTGATGTTGAcattgaagaaaaggaaactagtGTTTCAAAGGAAGATACTGATCATGAAGAAAAAGCCAGCGATGAGGACGTGACTAAAGCAATTGACATAATCACTCCAAAAGCTgccagaagagggagagagagaaaggcagaaaaacagGTAGAAACTGAGGAGGCCGGAGTagtggcggcagcagcagcagcatctgttAATCTGAAAGTGAGTACTAAAACAGCTACAGAAGTCAAGATTCCAAAACCAAGAGGCCGACCCCAAATGGTAAAACATACCTGTCCTTCAGAAAGTGACCTGGTAACTGAAGAagacaaaagtaagaaaaagggTCAAGAGGAAAAACAACCTAACAAGCAGCCTAAAAAGGATGAAGAGGGCCAGAAGGAAGAAGATAAGCCAAAAAAAGAGCCAGAtaaaaaagaggggaagaaagaagttaaatcagaaaggaaaaatttagCTAAAACGGG TACTTCAAACTCTGATTCTGAAGAGGAAGGAGATGATCaaggtgaaaagagaaaaggtggAAGAAACTTTCAGACTGCTCATAGAAGGAAGATGGTGAACGGCCAACATGAGAAAGACGCAGCAGATAGAAAACGCAGGCAAGAGGAACAAATGGAAACTGAGCACCAGACAACATGTAatctacagtaa